A segment of the Bacillus licheniformis DSM 13 = ATCC 14580 genome:
CGGCCGCAAAAGCGGCGCGGTTTATCGGCACAAACAACATTGACAACGCCTCGCGGATCTGCCACTCGCCAAGCAAAACGGCTTTAAAAAGGTCCCTTGGCATCGGCGCCTCAAGCTGCAGCTACCGAGACTGGATCGGAACGGATGTCCTCGTCTTCTGGGGGTCTGTCGCTGCCAATAATCAGCCGGTGTCAACAAAATACATGTATGCCGCCAAAAAAGCGGGAACGAAAATCATTATGATCAATCCGTACCGGGAGCCATCGATGGAGAAATACTGGATTCCATCGATACCTGAGAGCGCCCTTTTCGGCACCAAAATCACCGATGATGTTTACCAAGTCAATATCGGCGGCGACATTGCCTTTATGAACGGGGTGATGAAGCACTGGTTTGAAATGGAGCGGGAGGCACCAGGTTCAAGCATTGACCGCGCCTTTATCGATGCACACACAAACGGGTTCACTGAGCTTAAACAGCACATCGAAAAACAAAATTGGAAGACGCTTGAAGAGTCATCCGGCATATCAAAAGAGAGAATGAAAGAATTCGCCGTCTTGCTGGCCCGGGCGAAAACCGGCGTTTTCATTTGGAGCATGGGGCTTACACAGCACCGTTTTGCGACCGACAACATTTCACAGGTGGCAAATCTCGCCCTTTTACAAGGATTCATCGGCAGAAAGCATTGCGGCGTTATGCCGATCAGAGGGCACAGCGGTGTGCAGGGCTCTGGAGAAATGGGTGCCGATCCTTTCGTCCTCCCAGGCGGTGATTTTGACGAGGAAAATGCCGCACGGATCGAGAAGGTTTGGGGCTTCCGCTTACCGACTTGGCAAGGCGATACGATCGGCCAGACGATCGAAAACATGCTGCTGCCGAGCGGAAGCGAAAGAAAAGTAAAAGTGTTTTATACAAGCGGAGGAAACTTTTTGGAGACGATGCCGAACCCTGATTTTATCAAAAAAGCATTGCAGGAAGTTGAAGTGAGAGTCCATCAGGACATCATCTTCAATACCTCTACCCTGGTCGATGCCAAAGAGGAAGTCATCATTCTCCCTGCGATGACAAGGTATGAACAGCCTGGCGGAGGAACCTCGACCAGTACGGAACGGATGGTATACTTCAGCCCCGAAATTAAAGGACCGCGCATCGGAGAAGCCCGTTCAGAATGGGAAATTTATGTAGATCTCGCCAAACGGGTCCGGCCCGAAGACAAAGAACTGATCCATTTTGACGGCGCTGCGGAAATCCGTGAAGAAATCGCTGCTGCCAACCGGAATTATGACGGGATTCAGCATTTAAAAAAACGCGGAGATGTCTTTCAATGGGGCGGCGCCTGGCTTTGTGAAGGCGGTGTTTGTCCGACGGCAGACGGCAGGGGCAACCTGATCCCTGTCGATCTTCCTGAAAACAGACAAACGGAAGGACGCTTTCTCGTTACGACAAGGCGCGGAAAACAGTTCAACTCGATGATTTATAGTGAAAAAGATCCTTTCAACGCTGCAGATCGCCGGGATGTCATGATCAATCCAAAAGATGCCGAGGAGCTTTATATTCAAGATGGAGAAGCGATCGTTCTATTCAACCGCTACGGAACTTTCCAAGGGCGGGCAAAATATGCCGGCGTACAACGCGGAAACACGGCAGTCTACTGGCCGGAAGGAAATGTGCTGATCCCTAAAGGCGTATACGAAAACCATGCCCGTATTCCGGAATACAACACGGCGGTCATGATTGAAAAGGCGGAGATTTTCCATTCGAGAAAAGATCCGCGCTATGCAGAAAAACGAATCGAAGAACTCGAAATGTCGACCGATTAGCTTAACAGTCGGGACGGCTCTGCTGCCGTCCCGTTCTCGTATGGAGTTACTGAGACAGTTTTACGCCTTCTTCTTTCCATACCTTTTTAAAATCAGAAGCTGAGTCGGCTTCAATCAATTTTCCGCCGCCGGCGTCAGCTACTTTTTTAAGCTTTGCTTTTTCTTTCACGGTTTTTACATCCAGCCCAACAATGTTGACGATCGTTTTAATGTTGGATTTGCGCAGATCTTTTGCTGCCTGAACAGGATCCCCTCCGCATGTTTCTTCACCGTCTGTCACGATGTAGACATAATTCTTCCCATCTTTATCGGCAAGATCATCTTTTACATCATAAAGAGATTTTGCAATCGGAGACCAGCCTGTAGGCTTGATTCCGCTTAAAGCGTTTTCGAATGAATTGAAAGAAAACGGCTGCAGATCATAGACGGTTTCAGTCGTACCGCAGGATACTTCTTTTCCTGAGTTTTTATTGTTGCCTTTATGTCCGAAAACATTCAGCATGACATTCGCATCGCTTGAAAGCAGGTCGGCAAAATCGGTTACGGATTCTTTGGCAATATCAAATTTTCTTTCTCCTTCAACCTTTTGTGCCATGCTGCCGCTTGCGTCAAGCACAACTGCAACATTGACATCTTTTTTGCTGTTGTCCGCATTTCCGTTTTCAGCCGCAAAAGCTGCTGCCGGCGCCAATGACAAAAGCATGGTGAACGTTGTCAACAGAGCAAACCTCTTTTTCAACTTTCTCACTTTCCTTTCCGCATTTGTTTTTTCGGACCGATCTTCCGCATGAGATCAAGTCCACCAACATCGTAAAAGAAGGCTTGATAGAAATAAATAGGCCGGATCTCCTTTTCAAATTCACAAATTCTTCATAATCCTTACGATAATCGATCGACGCATTCACTTAAGACCTATCAAAAAAGTCTGCTAAAAGGCCGATTTCATCCCAATAAAGCTACCGTTACGACAAATAACCCCTCCAAAGGACGCAGCAGGGTTCAACGCTCTGACACAATAACTTAATATTTGTAAAGTATTTTTCTTGACTTTTGACAATCTTTTCATCACAAAAGGAAAGCTGCGGAAACATGTCCACAGCTTTTTTCCAGTTTATTTAGAAAGCTCAATTGCTTCCTGAGTAAAAATTCTTTTGATGTCATTTTTAGTTTTTGCCTGGAAATATTCACCGCCGCCAGCTGCTGCGATACTGGTCAATTGTCCGTGGAAGTCTCCTTCATAATCAAAGCCGATCACGTTGACAACCGCATTGGATTTGCGCAGTTCTGTTGCGACTTTTACCGGATTGCCTCCGCATGTTTCCTCACCGTCTGTCAGCAGATAGACGACGTTTTTCCCGTTGTTGTCCAGCTGGTCAAGCGCGTTTTTTGCATCTTGCAGCGCGTTTGCGATCGGTGTCCATCCGGTCGGTCCGATGCCGTTTAAGGAATTGCGGAAGCTTTGCTCGTCATACGTTTGGAAGCCGTACACCCCTCTGATTGCATTGCAGGACTGCACTTTTCCGGAATTTTTATTGTTTCCCTCTGAACCGAAAACTCTCATGAGCACGTTTGCATTTTCAAGCTTGGAACCAAAGCTGAACGCTTCATTTTTGGCAAGCTCGTATTTTGAGACCCCGCCGATCTTTTTAGCCATGCTGCCGCTTGCATCAAGCATAATCGCAACGTTGGGCGCATCTTCGGCAACTGTTACCTCCTGTTTTTTCTCAGCTGCAAAAGCAGGCGAACCAAGACTGAGAACCATAGCGGTCAAAATGCCCAATGTCATCTTCTTCTTCATTTCTCCCTTTCCCCTTTCTGAAATAAAGTCGTTAACACATTATTATCGTAGAAGAACACCAGGGAGAAATAAATAGGGCATGTCTCCTTTTCCTCGTTATTCAATTCATCATACAACAAGTATATAAAATAGACTTTATAACCTGTGACCCCTATTGTTGATACGGCGTTTGCGGCCTTTTGACGCTGTTCAGCAAGCCCTCCGGCACATGTTTTTAGAAATATTTGTATAATAATTTAGCGTGCATCAAATTCATGGGAATGCCAAATTTCGATGATATTCAAAAAGACGCCGCCAAGAGGCAGACGTCTTTTGTTTTATTTTTTCGCCATGTATTTATTTAAAAATTCATCTGCATTGGATACGGCTGTTCCTTTGTAATAATACTTGACGATGTCTTCTGCTTTCTTGCCGTCTTTCGCCATATAATGCGCACCGTATTGGCTCATTCCCACTCCATGTCCAAATCCCCTTGTCGTGACTGTAATCTGATTCCCGTCGCGTTTCCAATCAAAGTCTGCCGATTTGAGGCCGAGCTTTTCGCGAATATCTCTTCCCTCAAGCTTCTTTCCATTGATGACGGCAGTCGCTACGCGTTTTCCCGGCGTTCTTTCGGTGATCTCTCCGATGCTGTTTGAACCGGGCAGCTTGACACCGAGCTTTTGTTCAAATTCAGCGACAGTAAACGTTTTATGGTTCAGGAATTTCGGCGATTTTGTGTCCCAGGAGCTTTTCACGCTTTGCAGGTACGGAATATCACTTGTCCAATAAGCTCCGGCATTCTCGGTGTACCCGTTGCTCGTCGAGAAGAACGAAGCATCAATAGGCTTATGCTCATAGGTTAAAATTTTGCCTTGCGTACTGGCTACAGCTTCGGTCACCTTTTTGATTTTCCAATCGTAATCCTTCTTCCACAGCCTGCGGAGCTCCTCTTTGTTTTTATACACCTGGAACATCTGCGTATCATCGACCAGCGAGCCTTTCGGCGACTGTACAGCTTGCTCTGACACCATTTGCCTCACAATGTATGTGCGGGCTGCCAGCGCTTGTGCTTTTAAAGCTTCGATATCAAAATCTGCCGGCATTTCCGAGGCAACGACACCGATGACATACTCTTCAAGCGGAATGTCTTCAACTTTCCGGTCAGCCGTTCTGTAGACCGGAATTGAAACGGGAGACTCTTTTAAGGTGACTTTCTTTTTTTCCTCGTGTTGCTGAGCGTGTTTCTCTGTTTTAATTGCCCCCGGTCCCCCGTGAAAAGGGAGGACAAGCAGTGTTGGTATGAGTAAAATCAGCGTGCAGATTCCTGCTAGTACAATTATGAGCTGTTTCAAATCAGTGCCCCCATTTCTGTTTTGTCTCTTTCATTTTATGGGCGGGGACAAGCTAATATGACTGTACTTTTTCAACTGCTGCTACGTATTTTAAAAGCAATTCTTGTGCATAATGATAGATATGGGAGGCATACTGATATAGAATACTTGAAACGCAAAAATCAGTATGCCGTATGACATACTGATTTCAAGTTGATTTATGCATTTAAATCGGATACAACTTCTTTATTTTCAATATGAACTGCTTCTTCATCGTTAACGCGCTCAATATCAGCGCCGAGACCGGCAAGTTTTTGGTGGAAGTTGACATATCCACGGTCTAAATGTTTTAATTCGGTTACGCGTGTATGACCGTCAGCAACAAGGCCAGCAAGGATAAGAGCTGCGCCGGCGCGAAGATCCGTTGCGGCAACTTCAGCGCCTTGAAGCTGCACAGGACCATTAATGATGACAGAACGGCCTTCGATTTTAATATCTCCGTTCATACGGCGGAATTCTTCCGCGTGCATGAAGCGGTTCTCAAAGACGGTTTCTGTGATCATGCTGGTTCCATTTGCGCGCATCAAAAGAGCCATCATCTGTGACTGCATATCAGTCGGGAAACCTGGATGTGGCATTGTTTTTAAATCAATAGGCTTCAATTCAGAAGGACCGATGATCCGAAGACCGTCTCCTTCTTCCAAGATTTGAACGCCCATTTCTTCCATTTTCGCAATTAAAGATGTTAAGTGCTCAGGAACCGCTCCCTTTACCAGTACGTTCCCTTCGGTAATCGCCGCGGCAACCATGAACGTTCCCGCCTCTATCCGGTCAGGAATAATCGTATGTTTTGCCCCATGAAGCGCCTTAACGCCTTCAATTTTAATGGTGCCTGTACCGGCACCCCGAATTTTACCGCCCATTGCATTGATATAGTTAGCCAGATCAACGATTTCAGGCTCTTTAGCAGCATTTTCGAGAGTTGTCGTGCCCTCAGCCAAAGCTGCAGCCATAATCAGGTTTTCAGTTGCTCCGACACTAGGGAAATCAAGGTAAATTTTCGCTCCTTGAAGGCGGCCTTCTACAGTCGCTTCAATAAAGCCGTTTCCGACCTTAATTTTTGCCCCCATTGCTTCAAAGCCTTTCAGATGCTGATCGATCGGTCTTGAACCGATTGCACATCCTCCAGGCAAAGCCACTCTCGAATGGCCTGTGCGAGCAAGAAGCGGACCCATCACCAATACGGATGCGCGCATTTTACGAACATATTCGAACGGAGCTTCCGTAGACAAAGTGCGAGATGCATCAACCGTTACTGTATTATTTTCAAAATGTACACTTGCGCCTAAATGACGTAACACTTCGTTAATCGTATATACATCGGAGAGCGTAGGCACATCACATATTACGCTTTTTTCTTCACTGGCTAATAAAGATGCAGCGATAACTGGTAAAACGGCATTTTTTGCTCCTTCAACTTTGACTGTGCCGTTTAACTTTCGACCGCCGCGGACGATGATTTTTTCCAAGGTATTCCCCTCCGCGTCCCAATTTCTCTATATTAATATTCAGTCGTGACGATTGGTGTGCCAACCGTGACGGTAAGTTTTTCGCCCATTCCCGCATTTCTAAGCGAGACTTGCAAATTCATACGGTGTTTTTCTGTCTTGATGGATTCTTTCCACTCGTTAGTGTAAGCAGAAATAGAAACGAAATTTGGTTCAATTAAATCTTCAACTGACTTTGCATCAAATTCATGTACTAGCTCATTTGCTTTTTTTTGCAAAACAACATTCATCATACCATTTAAATGGCCCTTTAGACAAGTAAAAATTGCGGTCTTTTCTCGCATTATGTCGAATGCATCCCGTTCAAACTGCTTATATGTAGCATTCCAGTTTTCCCGTGGTCCCGCGCCTTTTTGCTCATACAATAAATACGAAACAAGTCTCTGGTTTTTGTGGGTGGATACCAAATGTATTTTGGAATTGATATGATTTTTTTTGTCCTGAAAAACACCTGTCGCTTTAACTGTATCGTCGTCTTCCCGCGTTAAAGTCCATTCATATTGTCGATGCTGTTTCTTGAAATGTTTCAGTTTTGCAAAAAAATCTTTTTCACTTAGGGTAAGCTGTTTTTTTGTATGCATGGTCCACTCTTCAAGCTCGACATCATGGCGGCTCAAACCTTCCGCCAGCTGTTCAAGCGGCGTATTGCCCGCTGCTTCAAGCGATTGAAAGACATGAACAATTAAAAATAAAACCACAATAAAAATAAGGGCATTAACCGTTTGTTTTGTCTTCATTCTGCATCATCCTCTCCTACTCTCCATTGTTGACGGATCGCAGGAAAAGCATACGTGGAAAAACAAGGTCTCCGGTGATTTTGCAGAACGCGGTGTTACCCATATTCGTCCATTCCCATAAATTCTTTTACTCAATCATGAAAATAAATTTTGAAGCTGTCTGGAATAATAAAGATAGTCCAAGAAAAAATTGCTGACGGTGGAGCCGACGGCGATTGTAATGATGATCATTAACACCCTCGCCTGAATGACTTTTCCTTTCCTGATAAGCGGATCAATATTGACCGCCAGAAGAGCCCACCAAGTCAATGCAATAAAAAAAAGATGAACGATGATACTGACAGCAGCCTGTTGTCCGATCTCTTCCATTATTGATGACGCCTCCTTACGTTCAGCCGGTTTGGTGCTTCCGGCCAGCCTCGTCTCTTCTGCCGTAGGATAAAGGAATGTTGCTGGTCATTTCAAGTCATTTTAACAGTTTTGATGTTGCATGTTAAGTCGTTCATGATAGAACTTTTTCCCATAGATGGAGTGATCCTCTGTTGCCTGAGGGGCTTGTGTTTTAGGAGCTTACTTGAATGTCTTACGTCCTCTTTTTGGTGGAAGAGAACATAGCTTACTATTTTGTATTATAGATAGATTCATACTAAAAAGGCGAACAATTTGTGAACATTTTTCAACATTTTCAATTCTGTTTGATCTTGAATATAAAAGACCCTTCCCATCCTTAAATATGGGAAGGATCCTTATCTCTATCTCGCAACATCCAACCGGTTAATCGCGCGTTTTAAAGCAAGCTCTGCCCGAATAATGTCAACATCTGGAGTTTGCTTTTGCAAACGTTCCTCGGCACGCCGTTTTGCGGCCAAGGCGCGTTCTTTGTCAATTTGTTCAGATGTTTCCGCCGTCTGGGCCAGAATGGTGACATGGTCAGGGCGGACTTCCACTATCCCCCCGCTGACGGCAACCAGCTCAGTTTGACCGTCTTTTTTCAGACGGACTGCAGCAATTTTTAGCGGAGCAACCGTCGGAATATGGCCGGGTAAAATACCAAGCTCACCGCTCTCTGCTCTAACGCTTACCATTTCTATATCCGCATCGTATACTGGGCCGTCGGGAGTAACGATATTGACTTTTAAGGTCTTCATGCTTTTACCCTCCTAGGACCAGATTATACTTCTACACCCATTTCTTTCGCTTTTTCGACAACTTCTTCGATTCGGCCGACAAGGCGGAAAGCGTCCTCAGGAAGGTGATCATACTTACCTTCAAGGATTTCTTTGAAGCCTTTTACCGTTTCTTTGACAGGTACGTAAGAACCTTTTTGTCCTGTAAACTGTTCAGCTACGTGGAAGTTTTGCGACAGGAAGAATTGTACGCGGCGCGCACGGCTGACGACAAGCTTATCTTCGTCTGACAACTCATCCATTCCGAGCATCGCGATGATATCCTGAAGCTCTTTGTAGCGCTGCAGGATCTGCTGAACGCTGCGCGCCACTTCATAGTGCTCTTCTCCGACGATTTCAGGCGAAAGCGCACGGGAAGTGGATGCAAGCGGATCGACCGCAGGATAAATCCCCATTTCCGACAGCTTACGCTCAAGGTTCGTCGTCGCATCCAAGTGAGCGAACGTCGTAGCCGGCGCCGGGTCAGTATAGTCATCGGCAGGAACGTAGATCGCCTGAATCGATGTTACAGATCCGACATTTGTTGATGTGATCCGTTCCTGAAGCTGACCCATTTCGGTCGCAAGCGTCGGCTGATAACCAACCGCTGACGGCATGCGTCCAAGAAGTGCAGATACTTCAGATCCTGCTTGAGTGAATCGGAAGATGTTATCGATAAAGAACAATACGTCCTGGCCTTCTTTATCACGGAAATGCTCGGCCATTGTAAGTCCGGTCAAGGCAACGCGCATCCGCGCACCAGGCGGCTCGTTCATCTGACCGAAGACCATTGCCGTTTTGCCGATAACGCCGGAATCTTTCATTTCATAGTAAAGGTCGTTTCCTTCACGCGTACGCTCGCCGACACCTGCGAATACAGAGATACCGCCGTGCTCTTGAGCGATGTTGTTGATCAGCTCCTGAATCAAAACGGTTTTTCCAACTCCCGCTCCTCCGAAAAGACCGATCTTTCCGCCTTTGATATATGGAGCGAGCAAGTCGACGACTTTAATACCCGTCTCTAAGATTTCAACCTCTGTTGATAGCTGATCAAATTTTGGAGCTTCTCTGTGAATCGGATCTTTGGCAGCATCAGCCGGAAGCGGCTCATCCAAATCGATATTTTCCCCGAGTACATTAAATACGCGGCCGAGTGTTACGTTTCCGACCGGAACGGAGATCGGCTCTCCCAGGTCGATGGCTTCCATTCCGCGTGTAACACCGTCAGTTGAAGCCATTGCAATTGTACGAACTGAATCATCACCCAAGTGAAGCGCTACTTCAAGGGTAAGATCGATGTCCACTTCATTCTCGTTCTGCGCTTTATGTGTAACTTTAATCGCATTATATATTTCAGGCAAGTGACCGTCTTCAAAACGAACATCTACGACCGGCCCTAATACCTGGCTAACGCGTCCTTTTTTCATCTCTATCCCTCCTGACAAACTTTTTCTATTCTAAAGCAGCTGCACCGCCGACAATTTCCGTAATTTCCTGCGTGATGGATGCCTGACGGGCACGGTTGTATGACAGTTCAAGATCGGCGATAATCTCTTTTGCATTGTCTGTCGCATTTCTCATCGCCGTCATTCTCGCAGCATGTTCGCTCGCTTTGCTGTCAAGAAGCGCGCCAAAAATCAAGCTTTCCGCATACTGGGGAAGGAGCACTTCCAGAATCTCTTCTTCATCCGGTTCAAACTCAAATGACGTCTTTTTCTTGTTAGGCGCAATATCTGTCAAAGGCAGCAGCTTTTTCTCCGTTACCTCCTGGGAAATCGCGCTGACAAAATGGTTGTAGAACAGATACAGTTCATCAAAGGTTTCGTCAATATACATTTGCACCGTGCTGTTCGCCAAATCTTTGATTTCTGAAAACGTCACTTCGTCCCTGATCCCCGTCATTTCAGAAATGACAGGAATTCCGCGCTTTTTAAAGAAATCGCGCCCCATTCTTCCGACCGCGATGACCGCATACTCATCTTTGGATTGATGGCGTTCCTGAATCCTTTGATACGCTTTGCGGAGTACGTTTGCATTGAACGCCCCCGCCAAGCCGCGGTCAGCTGTGATGACAAGGTACCCGGTCCGCTTCACTGGGCGGCTTGACATCATCGGGTGTTTGCCGGTGTATCCGACTGCGATATCGGCAACGACTTCCTGCATTTTTTCCATATAAGGAACAAACGATTTCGCTTTGTTTTCAGCCCGGTTCAGCTTTGAAGCAGAAACCATTTCCTGGGCTTTCGTAATTTGACTCATTTTTTTATTTGAAGCAATCCTGGATTTAATATCCCGTAATGAGGCCAAAAGGTTTCACCACCTTTTTGTTTTCAAATTCCTTCGCATTGACGTGAAAAAGAGAGAAAAAGATAGCCTTTTTCTCACTTTTTATTGTTTAGTTGCTTGGCGCGAACGTACGTTTAAAGCCTTCGATTGCACCCTTCATGTCCTCATCGGCAGGAAGGTTTCCTGTCTGGGCGATTGAATCGAGCAGATCTTTATGATTTTGGTCAAGATACATAAAGAGCTCTTCTTCAAAACGTTTGATATCCTCAACAGGCACATCATCAAGGAAGCCTCTTGTCAGAGCATAGAGAATCGCAACCTGCTTTTCAACGCGAAGCGGTTTGTGCAGATCCTGTTTAAGTACTTCAACCGTACGGGCACCGCGATTCAGCTTCGCCTGTGTCGCTTTATCCAAATCTGAGCCGAATTGTGCGAATGCTTCAAGCTCACGGTATGATGCCAAATCAAGGCGCAGCGTACCGGCAACTTTCTTCATCGCTTTGATTTGCGCGGACCCGCCGACACGGGATACAGACAATCCCGGGTTGACCGCAGGACGCACGCCAGAGAAGAACAAATCAGACTGCAGGAAGATTTGTCCGTCAGTGATCGAAATGACGTTTGTCGGAATGTACGCCGAAATGTCGCCTGCTTGCGTTTCAACGAACGGAAGTGCCGTTAAAGATCCTCCGCCTTTGGCGTCGCTCAATTTTGCAGCGCGTTCAAGCAAACGGGAGTGAAGATAGAATACATCCCCAGGGAATGCTTCACGACCAGGAGGACGGCGAAGAAGCAAGGACAGTTCACGATATGCGGTAGCCTGTTTTGAAAGGTCGTCATACACAACCAGCACGTGCTTGCCGTTGTACATGAATTCCTCTCCCATCGCAACCCCTGCATACGGCGCGAGGTACAATAGAGGGGCAGGCTGTGAAGCGGAAGCCGTCACAACGATCGTATAGTCAAGGGCGCCGTGTTTGCGAAGCGTTTCGACAACGCCGCGGACTGTCGATTCTTTCTGACCGATCGCGACATAGATACAAATCATATCCTGGTCTTTCTGATTCAGAATTGTATCGATCGCAATCGACGTTTTACCCGTTTGACGGTCACCGATAATCAGCTCACGCTGGCCGCGGCCGATCGGAATTAAAGCATCGATTGATTTGATCCCCGTTTGAAGCGGCTCGTGTACGGATTTACGATCCATAACTCCAGGAGCCGGGCTTTCGATCGGACGGGTTTTGCTTGTGAGAACCGGGCCCATTCCGTCAACAGGCTGGCCGAGCGGGTTGACAACGCGGCCGAGCAGCTCTTCGCCGACAGGGACTTCCATGATCCGGCCGGTTCTTTTAACTTCGTCACCTTCACGGATGTCTTTGT
Coding sequences within it:
- the atpA gene encoding F0F1 ATP synthase subunit alpha, whose translation is MSIKAEEISTLIKQQIENYQSEIEVHDVGTVIQVGDGIARVHGLDNCMAGELVEFSNGVLGLAQNLEESNVGIVILGPYKDIREGDEVKRTGRIMEVPVGEELLGRVVNPLGQPVDGMGPVLTSKTRPIESPAPGVMDRKSVHEPLQTGIKSIDALIPIGRGQRELIIGDRQTGKTSIAIDTILNQKDQDMICIYVAIGQKESTVRGVVETLRKHGALDYTIVVTASASQPAPLLYLAPYAGVAMGEEFMYNGKHVLVVYDDLSKQATAYRELSLLLRRPPGREAFPGDVFYLHSRLLERAAKLSDAKGGGSLTALPFVETQAGDISAYIPTNVISITDGQIFLQSDLFFSGVRPAVNPGLSVSRVGGSAQIKAMKKVAGTLRLDLASYRELEAFAQFGSDLDKATQAKLNRGARTVEVLKQDLHKPLRVEKQVAILYALTRGFLDDVPVEDIKRFEEELFMYLDQNHKDLLDSIAQTGNLPADEDMKGAIEGFKRTFAPSN